A DNA window from Mus pahari chromosome 13, PAHARI_EIJ_v1.1, whole genome shotgun sequence contains the following coding sequences:
- the Nefh gene encoding neurofilament heavy polypeptide, whose protein sequence is MMSFGSADALLGAPFAPLHGGGSLHYALSRKAGAGGTRSAAGSSSGFHSWARTSVSSVSASPSRFRGAGAASSTDSLDTLSNGPEGCVVAAVAARSEKEQLQALNDRFAGYIDKVRQLEAHNRSLEGEAAALRQQQAGRAAMGELYEREVREMRGAVLRLGAARGQLRLEQEHLLEDIAHVRQRLDEEARQREEAEAAARALARFAQEAEAARVELQKKAQALQEECGYLRRHHQEEVGELLGQIQGCGAAQAQAQAEARDALKCDVTSALREIRAQLEGHAVQSTLQSEEWFRVRLDRLSEAAKVNTDAMRSAQEEITEYRRQLQARTTELEALRSTKESLERQRSELEDRHQADIASYQDAIQQLDSELRNTKWEMAAQLREYQDLLNVKMALDIEIAAYRKLLEGEECRIGFGPSPFSLTEGLPKIPSTSTHIKVKSEEMIKVVEKSEKETVIVEEQTEEIQVTEEVTEEEDKEAQGDEGEEAEEGEGKEEEEEEATSPPAEEAASPEKETKSPVKEEAKSPAEAKSPAEVKSPGEAKSPGEAKSPAEAKSPAEVKSPGEAKSPAEAKSPAEAKSPAEVKSPAEVKSPAEAKSPAEAKSPAEAKSPAEAKSPATVKSPGEAKSPAEAKSPAAVKSPAEAKSPAEAKSPAEAKSPAAVKSPAEAKSPAEAKSPAEAKSPAAVKSPVEAKSPAEAKSPAEAKSPAEAKSPAAVKSPGEAKSPAEAKSPAAVKSPAEAKSPGEAKSPAEAKSPIEVKSPEKAKTPVKEGAKSPAEAKSPEKAKSPVKEEIKPPAEVKSPEKAKSPVKEEAKSPEKAKPLDVKSPEAKTPVQEEAKQPADIRPPEQVKSPAKEEAKAPEKEEAKTSEKVAPKKEEVKSPVKEEVKAKEPPKKVEEEKTPATPKTEAKESKKDEAPKEAPKPKVEEKKETPTEKPKDSTVEAKKEEAGEKKKAMVSEEETPAKTGVKEEAKPKEKTEATKTEAEDTKAKETSKPAEKEKPKKEETPAAPEKKDPKEEKTTESRKPEEKPKAEAKAKEDDKGLPKEPSRPKTEKVEKSSSTDQKDSQPPEKTTEDKAAKGEK, encoded by the exons ATGATGAGCTTCGGCAGCGCCGATGCGCTGCTGGGCGCCCCGTTCGCGCCGCTGCACGGAGGAGGCAGCCTGCACTACGCGCTGAGCCGCAAGGCAGGCGCGGGCGGCACGCGCTCCGCGGCCGGCTCCTCCAGCGGCTTCCACTCGTGGGCGCGGACGTCCGTGAGCTCCGTGTCCGCCTCACCCAGCCGCTTCCGCGGCGCCGGCGCCGCCTCGAGCACCGACTCGCTAGACACCCTAAGCAACGGCCCAGAGGGCTgcgtggtggcggcggtggcggcgcgCAGCGAGAAGGAGCAGCTGCAGGCTCTGAACGACCGCTTCGCGGGCTACATCGACAAGGTGAGGCAGCTCGAGGCGCACAACCGCAGCCTGGAGGGCGAGGCGGCGGCGCTGCGGCAGCAGCAAGCCGGCCGCGCCGCCATGGGCGAGCTGTACGAGCGCGAGGTGCGGGAGATGCGCGGCGCCGTGCTGCGCCTCGGGGCGGCGCGCGGGCAGCTGCGCCTGGAGCAGGAGCACCTGCTGGAGGACATCGCGCACGTCCGCCAGCGGCTGGACGAGGAGGCCCGGCAGCGCGAGGAGGCGGAGGCGGCGGCGCGCGCCCTGGCGCGCTTCGCGCAGGAGGCGGAAGCGGCGCGCGTGGAGCTGCAGAAGAAGGCGCAGGCGCTGCAGGAGGAGTGCGGCTACCTGCGGCGCCACCACCAGGAGGAGGTGGGCGAGCTGCTCGGTCAGATCCAGGGCTGCGGGGCCGCGCAGGCGCAGGCTCAGGCCGAGGCTCGCGACGCCCTCAAGTGCGATGTGACGTCGGCGCTGCGGGAGATCCGCGCGCAGCTCGAAGGCCACGCGGTGCAGAGCACTCTGCAGTCCGAGGAGTGGTTCCGAG TGAGGTTGGACCGACTCTCAGAAGCAGCCAAAGTGAACACAGATGCTATGCGCTCAGCCCAAGAGGAGATAACTGAGTACCGGCGGCAGTTGCAGGCCAGGACCACAGAGCTGGAGGCCCTGAGAAGCACCAAGGAGTCACTGGAGAGGCAGCGCTCTGAGCTAGAGGACCGTCACCAGGCAGACATTGCCTCCTACCAG GACGCTATTCAGCAGTTGGACAGTGAGCTGAGAAACACCAAGTGGGAGATGGCTGCGCAGCTCCGAGAGTACCAGGACCTGCTCAACGTCAAGATGGCCCTGGACATTGAGATTGCCGCTTACAG AAAGCTCCTGGAAGGTGAAGAGTGTCGGATTGGCTTTGGTCCGAGTCCCTTCTCTCTTACTGAGGGACTCCCCAAAATTCCCTCCACGTCCACGCACATAAAAGTCAAAAGCGAGGAGATGATAAAGGTAGTAGAGAAATCTGAGAAGGAAACTGTGATTGTAGAGGAACAGACAGAAGAGATCCAGGTGACGGAAGAAGTGACggaagaggaggacaaagagGCCCAAGGTGACgaaggagaagaggcagaagagggagaaggaaaagaagaagaggaagaagaagcaacATCTCCCCCTGCAGAAGAGGCTGCATctccagaaaaagaaaccaagtctCCTGTGAAAGAAGAGGCCAAGTCCCCAGCTGAGGCCAAATCTCCAGCTGAGGTCAAGTCCCCAGGTGAGGCCAAGTCCCCAGGTGAGGCCAAGTCACCAGCTGAGGCCAAATCTCCAGCTGAGGTCAAGTCACCAGGTGAGGCCAAGTCCCCAGCTGAGGCCAAGTCACCAGCTGAGGCCAAGTCACCAGCTGAGGTCAAGTCACCAGCTGAGGTCAAGTCCCCAGCTGAGGCCAAGTCACCAGCTGAGGCCAAATCTCCAGCTGAAGCTAAGTCACCAGCTGAGGCCAAATCTCCAGCCACAGTGAAGTCCCCAGGTGAGGCCAAGTCTCCAGCTGAGGCCAAATCTCCAGCTGCAGTGAAGTCCCCAGCTGAGGCCAAATCTCCAGCTGAGGCCAAGTCCCCAGCTGAGGCCAAATCTCCAGCTGCAGTGAAGTCCCCAGCTGAGGCCAAATCTCCAGCTGAGGCCAAGTCACCAGCTGAGGCCAAATCTCCAGCTGCAGTGAAGTCCCCAGTTGAGGCCAAGTCCCCAGCTGAGGCTAAGTCCCCAGCTGAAGCTAAGTCACCAGCTGAGGCCAAATCTCCAGCTGCAGTGAAGTCCCCAGGTGAGGCCAAGTCACCAGCTGAGGCCAAATCTCCAGCTGCAGTGAAGTCACCAGCTGAGGCCAAGTCCCCAGGTGAGGCCAAATCTCCAGCTGAGGCCAAGTCACCAATTGAGGTAAAATCTCCAGAGAAGGCCAAGACCCCCGTGAAGGAAGGTGCAAAATCCCCAGCTGAGGCCAAGTCTCCGGAGAAGGCCAAGTCCCCTGTGAAGGAAGAGATCAAGCCCCCAGCTGAGGTGAAATCCCCTGAGAAGGCCAAGAGCCCCGTGAAGGAAGAAGCAAAGTCTCCTGAGAAGGCCAAGCCTCTAGATGTGAAGTCTCCGGAAGCCAAGACCCCAGTACAGGAGGAAGCGAAGCAGCCCGCAGACATCAGACCCCCTGAGCAGGTGAAAAGTCCTGCCAAGGAGGAAGCCAAGGCCCctgagaaggaagaagccaagaCGTCTGAAAAGGTGGCTCCCAAGAAGGAAGAGGTGAAGTCCCCTGTGAAGGAGGAGGTAAAAGCCAAAGAACCCCCAAagaaggtagaggaagagaagacaccaGCTACACCAAAAACAGAGGCGAAGGAGAGTAAGAAAGACGAAGCTCCCAAGGAGGCCCCGAAGCCCAAggtggaggagaagaaggaaactCCCACGGAAAAGCCCAAGGACTCTACAGTGGAAGCCAAgaaggaagaggctggagagaagaagaaagccatgGTCTCAGAGGAGGAGACTCCTGCCAAGACAGGCGTGAAGGAAGAAGCTAAACCcaaagagaagacagaggcaacCAAGACGGAAGCAGAAGACACCAAGGCCAAAGAAACTAGCAAACCCGCAGAGAAGGAAAAGCCAAAGAAAGAGGAGACGCCAGCAGCCCCAGAGAAGAAAGACCCCAAGGAAGAGAAGACCACAGAGTCCAGGAAGCCTGAGGAGAAGCCCAAAGCAGAGGCCAAGGCCAAGGAGGACGACAAGGGCCTTCCCAAAGAGCCTAGCAGACCCAAGACAGAAAAGGTTGAAAAATCCTCTAGCACAGATCAGAAAGATAGCCAGCCCCCAGAGAAGACCACAGAGGACAAGGCCGCCAAGGGAGAGAAGTAA